The Armatimonadota bacterium genomic interval CGGCCTCCAGGTCTCTTTAAGGAGAAGATGGTAATATGCCTCGCAAAGGCCCCGCGCCACGGCGCGAACTGCTGCCCGACCCGATATATAACGACCGGCTGGTGACGCGATTCATCAACCGCCTGTTCACCCGTGGCAAGAAGAGCACGGGCGAGCGGATCTTTTACACGTCGATGGAAATCGTGGCCGAAAAAACCGGCCAGCCGGCCATCGAGGTATTTCACAGGGCTATCAAGAACGTGATGCCCGTTGTGGAAGTGAAGCCCCGCCGCGTTGGCGGCGCCACATATCAGGTGCCGACCGAGGTCCGCTCGGAGCGCCGCGTGGCTCTGGGCATCCGCTGGATGATCAATGCGGCCCGCAAGCGCGGTGGCCGAACAATGATCGACCGGCTTTCGGGGGAACTGCTGGACGCCGCCAATAACACGGGGTCGGCGGTTAAGAAGCGTGAGGACACGCATCGGATGGCCGATGCAAACAAGGCGTTTGCTCACTATCGTTGGTAACGGCGTGTGCCAGGTGACGGATTGGGGTGTCAGGCTTCCAGTCTGACACCTTGTGCCTTACACCGGACACCTGGAGTATTATAATGGCTAGGCAATATCCGCTCGAGAGAACTAGAAATATCGGCATCGCCGCGCACATTGACGCGGGGAAAACGACTACTACGGAGCGCATCCTCTTTTACACGGGGCGTCTGCACCGCATGGGCGAAGTGCACGACGGCGCCGCGACCATGGACTG includes:
- the rpsG gene encoding 30S ribosomal protein S7, translating into MPRKGPAPRRELLPDPIYNDRLVTRFINRLFTRGKKSTGERIFYTSMEIVAEKTGQPAIEVFHRAIKNVMPVVEVKPRRVGGATYQVPTEVRSERRVALGIRWMINAARKRGGRTMIDRLSGELLDAANNTGSAVKKREDTHRMADANKAFAHYRW